The following proteins are encoded in a genomic region of Lachnospiraceae bacterium KM106-2:
- a CDS encoding DNA/RNA helicase of DEAD/DEAH box family — MKSTYQNIQDGCNTAFLDYRTESNLAYRPQFITNDYKSGKKMLTTLEQELRNCDEFFMSVAFITESGITPLLQTLKELERRGVPGKIMTTNYLTFSEPKALMKLASLSNIELKMYCVEEEKAGFHTKGYLFRTEEVYQIIVGSSNMTLSALTKNKEWNTKIVSTKQGEYAKEILNEFYGLWKQAKPLEEWIDTYTKVYEQHRQMLRQTKVASLEQYQLEPNTMQVSFINRLEKLRESGAERALLISATGTGKTYASAFALRTINPKKALFLVHREQIAKQAKKSYANVFGSTKTMGLLSGNRKDYNADFLFSTVQMMSKADVYEKFAKNEFDVIVIDEVHRAGATGYQKVMEYFKPQLWLGMTASPERTDGYDIYQLFDHNIAYEIRLQDALEENLLCPFHYFGITEITVNGALIDDATEFSYLVSDERVNHIISQAEYFSYCGDRVHGLVFCRSKKEAEELSNAFNKRGYQTIALSGDNSQQQREEAIEKLEQENRNGGYDYIFTVDIFNEGVDIPCVNQVIMLRPTESAIVFVQQLGRGLRKSDEKEYVVILDFIGNYEKNFLIPIALSGDRTFNKDTIRKYVQEGNRVIPGSSTIHFDEIVTKRIYESINQTNFASIRFLKEKYLELKYKLGRIPTLLDFYQNGSVDASIIFEKMKSYYTFLKKMDNEYKASLTGHQLLMVEFVSMQLANGKRPHELLLLQMLMNQESVSILNYRDALKKRYGIEADESSVNSALRILSGGFIAGSDKIKYGDCKFVDVTRKDGKQNLTIHQQNREDIQEVAIKRTKAYFEGMKSLEYKKQLNDVVEYGLRVYEDQFQQRYEDTNLCLYEKYSRKDVCRILNWESDESSTVYGYKIKHNTCIIFVTYNKEDDISDSTKYEDQFVDQCTFSWMTRNRVGWHSKEPQAIFNHKELGLDIHLFVKKADGEGRDFYYLGKVDPVIEESHETTIKNDKGDVLPIVNIIYRLNQPVKEDVYDYLIK, encoded by the coding sequence ATGAAATCTACATACCAAAATATTCAGGATGGCTGTAACACAGCCTTCCTTGATTATAGAACTGAGTCAAATTTAGCTTACCGGCCGCAGTTTATTACAAATGATTACAAAAGTGGAAAGAAGATGTTGACAACTTTAGAGCAGGAATTACGCAATTGTGATGAGTTCTTTATGAGTGTTGCATTTATTACCGAGAGTGGAATTACGCCTTTACTTCAGACATTAAAAGAATTAGAGAGAAGGGGCGTACCAGGTAAGATTATGACAACCAATTATCTTACCTTTAGTGAGCCAAAAGCGTTAATGAAGTTAGCATCGCTTTCTAACATTGAACTAAAAATGTACTGTGTGGAAGAAGAGAAGGCAGGATTTCATACAAAAGGATATTTGTTCCGGACCGAGGAAGTATATCAGATCATTGTTGGAAGTTCCAATATGACGTTAAGTGCTTTAACGAAGAATAAAGAATGGAATACGAAGATTGTATCTACGAAGCAGGGCGAATATGCAAAAGAAATTTTAAATGAATTTTACGGTTTATGGAAACAAGCGAAACCATTAGAAGAGTGGATTGATACTTATACGAAAGTTTATGAACAACATCGTCAGATGTTGCGACAGACAAAGGTTGCATCGCTTGAGCAGTATCAGTTAGAACCGAACACAATGCAGGTTTCTTTTATTAATAGATTGGAGAAGTTAAGAGAATCGGGAGCAGAAAGAGCTTTATTAATCTCTGCAACGGGAACCGGTAAAACCTATGCATCAGCATTTGCACTGCGCACGATCAATCCAAAGAAAGCATTATTTTTAGTACATCGAGAGCAGATCGCAAAGCAAGCAAAGAAGAGCTATGCAAATGTATTTGGTTCGACAAAGACAATGGGATTATTGTCAGGAAATAGGAAGGATTATAATGCGGATTTTTTATTTTCGACGGTTCAGATGATGTCTAAAGCTGATGTGTATGAAAAGTTTGCGAAGAATGAGTTTGATGTCATTGTGATTGATGAGGTTCATCGAGCAGGCGCTACGGGTTATCAAAAAGTTATGGAATATTTTAAGCCGCAGTTATGGCTTGGGATGACAGCAAGTCCAGAGAGAACGGATGGGTATGATATTTATCAGTTATTTGATCATAATATTGCATATGAAATCCGGTTACAGGATGCGTTAGAAGAGAATCTTCTTTGCCCATTTCATTATTTTGGAATTACTGAAATTACAGTGAATGGAGCATTGATTGACGATGCTACGGAATTCTCTTATTTGGTTTCTGATGAGAGAGTGAATCATATCATTTCGCAGGCAGAGTATTTTAGTTATTGTGGAGATCGCGTACATGGGTTAGTGTTTTGCAGAAGTAAGAAAGAAGCAGAAGAGTTGTCCAATGCATTTAATAAAAGAGGATACCAGACTATTGCTCTTTCAGGAGACAATTCGCAGCAGCAGAGAGAAGAAGCGATTGAAAAGTTGGAACAAGAGAATCGTAACGGTGGATACGATTATATATTTACGGTAGACATTTTTAATGAAGGAGTGGACATCCCTTGCGTGAATCAGGTGATTATGCTTCGCCCAACGGAGTCTGCGATTGTATTTGTACAACAATTAGGTCGTGGGTTGCGTAAATCAGATGAGAAAGAGTATGTGGTAATACTTGATTTCATCGGTAATTATGAGAAGAACTTTTTGATTCCGATTGCCTTATCTGGTGATCGTACCTTCAATAAAGATACCATTCGAAAATATGTTCAAGAAGGAAATCGTGTAATTCCAGGAAGTTCAACCATCCATTTTGATGAAATTGTAACGAAGAGGATATATGAATCCATTAATCAGACCAATTTTGCTTCTATTAGATTTTTAAAAGAGAAGTATCTAGAATTAAAATATAAATTAGGTAGAATTCCAACGTTATTAGATTTTTATCAAAATGGTTCTGTGGATGCAAGTATTATTTTCGAGAAAATGAAATCCTACTATACATTTTTAAAGAAAATGGATAATGAATATAAGGCTAGTTTAACAGGACATCAGTTGCTTATGGTTGAATTTGTGTCCATGCAATTAGCAAATGGAAAACGACCACATGAATTACTTCTTTTACAGATGTTAATGAATCAAGAGAGTGTGTCTATTTTAAATTATAGGGACGCATTAAAAAAGCGATATGGAATTGAAGCGGATGAATCATCCGTTAATAGTGCATTACGTATTTTGAGTGGTGGATTTATTGCAGGTAGTGATAAAATAAAATATGGGGATTGCAAATTTGTTGATGTGACAAGGAAAGATGGGAAACAAAATCTTACCATACATCAACAGAATAGAGAAGACATTCAGGAAGTAGCAATCAAAAGAACAAAAGCATATTTTGAAGGAATGAAGAGTCTTGAGTATAAAAAGCAGCTAAATGATGTAGTGGAGTATGGTCTACGTGTTTATGAAGATCAGTTCCAACAACGGTATGAGGATACTAATTTATGCCTTTATGAAAAGTATTCGAGAAAAGATGTATGCCGAATTCTAAACTGGGAGAGTGATGAATCTTCCACTGTTTATGGTTATAAAATTAAGCATAATACGTGTATTATATTTGTAACGTATAATAAAGAGGATGATATTAGCGATAGCACTAAATATGAGGATCAATTTGTGGATCAGTGTACATTTAGTTGGATGACAAGAAATCGAGTTGGCTGGCATAGCAAGGAACCTCAGGCAATTTTCAATCATAAGGAATTAGGCCTAGATATCCATTTATTTGTGAAAAAGGCGGATGGAGAAGGACGAGATTTCTATTATCTTGGTAAGGTTGATCCGGTGATTGAGGAAAGTC
- a CDS encoding DNA helicase translates to MGNLEKVLDYFIEYEGNVLLDNIEIKKDSGYINLLKDDLENIKFIENALWDKKKEKICEVLAKVQWKKIEKHKEVEECIPRIIDGTIKLQDILKQDDYKYANNYYDDIKNISKIIDDNQLFILYPILKVKEKKIPLVSFIMKIKEDKIIVNEYKVQIDAFRIVCANIMDCPVSEVELTMPDFNALFNTISDYEREDLFEIIDIIENELQNKFVEYHTGDMANWNDYNNLAVTKEIILTMDSFGEMKIAPYLDEIKLVKELSTEKESNLLNRYLLGGKEGKSVEKIGTGFNQGSYSGEFPINKKQAKVVSAYTQSQLLAVNGPPGTGKTTVLKEIIADNIVKKAKKLIDVWDTDWSVLGEGRKQEVYLSPLNGQCDYSMVIASGNNKAVNNIGVELLKEIPYFKDLLKESEYGYQGILCARLGKKENMNEFHVAILNPLIKYLKNYDVDEEEKAKECIAEFNELNNKLTTYKQKNENYCKKRNEILMKLAETGLFANQITENEIEKVLEELKNKKNETIETTEEIKKIQNKVDQDINQRNKDINEIQDNIIKYTCIKNDSEDKWNKISQKRKVIFIGKWLANSLARKYGTIAELEQTITVNTDSLEREKSEKIRNEEIYNNLKNEYESLNAKICECKKALEFLNHQLESVSLYKVLKELLLELNKLYSDELKFDIDEYSLNYHTDIVKMRNRAFVLALRLNEYYIKKHAKEISYNLEKVYPDKWFQPFYRSDYKYDQKYQKYMKAQWETIFLCFPIVTTTLHSFDMKKFPMICELYDTLLIDEAGQALIDTVVGPLYRFRKAVIVGDVYQLEPIRKTKQKLLEGYDISEELKEKINIDENSVQHAADRNSEVFDKIAGNKVGIILNEHRRCEESIVQFSNVHVYDNALTIIKKDKPKEFLKSNLCMLDIRGSKTSRNVNDSEVKICKRIVEELLMIHGEEYKSKIGIITPYYNQSNRIKSEIPGVDAGTVHVFQGQEKEVIIMSMVVDNTVKNDGTYFVGNNPNFLNVAFTRAKSQLILVGNYETCKASSNYLKKAVSIVEQRGLIYTLYDQDLLEKQGIEEKYLKQFYGIVACKIGLDKYSYILNESSIGGIISTAQGHKKIFDQVLLNAEESIRIVSPWICASVVNDEFLSKISKLLQAKKEVTIRFGYRDSNFTLNDIASIIETDNLRNSAEADKKALDNLYALLEDRLKYTPPLHSKILIMDDKIMIIGSFNWLSNSGTEKVTRDEVSCITNDEQAINFVKERYFKKAEEK, encoded by the coding sequence GTGGGAAATTTAGAAAAGGTACTAGATTATTTTATTGAATATGAAGGAAATGTACTTTTAGATAATATAGAAATAAAAAAAGATAGTGGTTATATTAATTTATTAAAGGATGATTTAGAGAATATTAAGTTTATAGAAAATGCACTTTGGGATAAGAAGAAAGAAAAGATTTGTGAAGTTTTAGCTAAGGTTCAATGGAAGAAAATAGAGAAACATAAAGAGGTTGAGGAGTGCATTCCTAGAATTATTGATGGAACGATAAAGTTGCAGGATATTTTAAAACAAGATGATTATAAGTATGCTAATAATTATTACGATGATATTAAAAATATAAGTAAGATTATAGATGATAATCAATTATTTATTCTTTATCCAATTTTAAAGGTAAAAGAAAAGAAGATACCACTAGTTAGTTTTATCATGAAGATAAAAGAAGACAAAATTATAGTTAACGAGTATAAAGTTCAAATTGATGCATTTAGAATTGTTTGTGCAAATATCATGGACTGCCCTGTATCTGAAGTTGAACTTACAATGCCTGATTTTAACGCTTTATTTAATACAATCTCTGATTATGAAAGAGAGGATTTGTTTGAGATTATTGATATAATTGAAAATGAGCTTCAGAATAAATTTGTCGAGTATCATACAGGAGACATGGCAAACTGGAATGATTATAATAATTTGGCAGTTACAAAAGAGATAATACTTACGATGGACTCCTTTGGAGAAATGAAGATTGCCCCATATCTTGATGAGATTAAGCTGGTGAAAGAACTTTCTACAGAAAAAGAATCAAATCTGCTTAATCGGTACTTGTTAGGGGGGAAGGAAGGAAAATCGGTAGAGAAGATTGGAACTGGTTTCAATCAGGGAAGTTATAGTGGTGAATTTCCTATCAATAAAAAGCAAGCAAAGGTAGTTTCTGCGTATACGCAATCACAATTACTAGCGGTTAATGGACCTCCTGGAACGGGAAAAACGACTGTTTTAAAAGAAATAATAGCTGATAATATTGTAAAAAAGGCTAAGAAATTGATTGATGTCTGGGATACTGATTGGAGTGTTCTTGGCGAAGGAAGAAAGCAGGAGGTTTATCTTTCACCTCTAAATGGACAGTGTGATTATTCAATGGTGATTGCTAGTGGAAATAATAAAGCGGTAAATAACATTGGAGTTGAGTTGTTAAAAGAAATTCCTTATTTTAAAGATTTATTAAAGGAATCTGAATACGGATATCAAGGTATATTATGTGCTAGATTAGGAAAAAAAGAAAATATGAATGAGTTCCATGTTGCCATATTAAATCCATTGATTAAGTACTTGAAAAATTATGATGTTGATGAGGAAGAAAAAGCAAAGGAATGTATTGCTGAATTTAATGAGTTAAACAATAAGCTTACTACTTATAAACAGAAGAACGAAAACTATTGTAAAAAGAGAAATGAAATCTTAATGAAATTAGCAGAAACAGGATTATTCGCTAATCAGATTACAGAAAATGAAATAGAAAAGGTCTTAGAAGAGTTAAAGAATAAAAAGAATGAGACGATTGAAACCACTGAAGAAATTAAGAAAATCCAGAATAAAGTTGATCAAGATATAAATCAAAGAAATAAGGATATCAATGAGATTCAAGATAATATCATTAAGTATACTTGTATAAAAAATGATAGTGAAGATAAATGGAATAAAATAAGTCAAAAACGAAAAGTAATTTTTATTGGAAAATGGTTGGCGAATTCTTTAGCGCGAAAATATGGTACGATTGCGGAATTAGAGCAGACTATAACTGTAAATACGGATAGTTTAGAACGTGAAAAGAGTGAAAAAATACGTAATGAGGAGATTTATAATAATTTAAAAAATGAATATGAATCATTAAATGCTAAAATTTGTGAATGTAAAAAAGCATTAGAATTTTTGAATCATCAACTAGAAAGTGTATCTCTATATAAAGTATTGAAAGAGCTGTTATTAGAATTGAATAAACTATATAGCGACGAACTAAAGTTTGATATAGATGAGTATAGTTTAAATTATCATACAGATATAGTAAAAATGAGAAATCGAGCATTTGTGTTAGCATTAAGATTAAATGAGTATTATATAAAGAAACATGCAAAAGAGATCAGTTATAATTTAGAAAAGGTTTATCCGGATAAGTGGTTTCAACCATTTTATCGAAGTGACTACAAATACGATCAAAAATATCAGAAGTATATGAAAGCTCAATGGGAGACGATTTTCTTGTGTTTTCCAATTGTGACAACAACATTACATTCATTTGATATGAAGAAATTCCCGATGATTTGCGAATTATATGACACATTGCTAATTGATGAAGCAGGACAGGCTTTAATCGATACAGTAGTAGGACCTCTTTATCGATTTAGAAAGGCAGTGATTGTTGGAGATGTATATCAGTTAGAACCAATTCGTAAAACAAAGCAAAAGCTACTTGAAGGATATGATATTTCAGAGGAACTAAAAGAAAAAATAAATATTGATGAAAATAGTGTGCAACATGCAGCTGATAGGAATAGTGAGGTGTTTGATAAAATAGCTGGAAACAAGGTGGGAATCATTCTAAATGAACATAGAAGATGTGAAGAGTCGATCGTGCAATTTAGTAATGTGCACGTATATGATAATGCACTTACAATTATTAAGAAAGATAAACCTAAGGAGTTTTTGAAGTCAAATTTATGTATGTTAGATATTCGTGGTTCAAAGACATCACGGAATGTAAATGATAGCGAAGTGAAGATATGTAAAAGGATTGTTGAGGAATTATTGATGATACATGGTGAGGAGTATAAAAGTAAAATCGGTATTATTACGCCATATTATAATCAGAGCAATAGAATTAAAAGCGAGATACCTGGCGTTGATGCTGGAACCGTTCATGTATTCCAAGGACAGGAGAAAGAAGTCATCATTATGAGTATGGTAGTTGATAATACTGTAAAAAATGATGGTACTTATTTTGTAGGGAATAACCCAAACTTCCTCAATGTAGCATTTACGAGAGCAAAATCTCAGTTAATACTAGTTGGGAATTATGAAACTTGTAAAGCATCCAGCAATTATTTGAAAAAAGCTGTTTCTATTGTAGAACAGAGGGGACTGATCTATACTCTTTATGATCAGGACTTATTAGAGAAACAAGGAATAGAAGAAAAATATTTAAAACAGTTTTACGGAATTGTTGCATGTAAGATTGGATTAGATAAATATAGCTATATTTTAAATGAGTCATCAATAGGTGGAATTATTTCAACAGCGCAAGGTCATAAGAAGATATTTGATCAGGTATTATTGAACGCAGAGGAATCAATTAGAATTGTTAGTCCATGGATTTGCGCTTCTGTTGTAAATGATGAGTTTTTGAGTAAGATAAGCAAATTGTTGCAAGCAAAGAAAGAAGTTACAATTAGATTTGGCTATAGAGATTCTAATTTTACACTAAATGATATAGCTAGTATAATTGAAACTGATAATCTAAGGAATAGTGCAGAAGCTGACAAAAAGGCATTAGATAATCTGTATGCATTGTTAGAAGACAGACTTAAATATACTCCACCATTACACTCAAAAATTCTTATTATGGATGATAAGATCATGATCATAGGGTCTTTCAACTGGCTATCAAATAGTGGAACAGAGAAAGTAACACGAGATGAGGTTAGCTGTATTACAAATGATGAGCAAGCAATAAACTTTGTAAAGGAAAGATACTTTAAAAAAGCAGAAGAAAAATAG
- a CDS encoding DNA-binding protein translates to MANWALINKETFSFIRTVRGITLEFIEEKGKFKKDKFEKWENLESEIYPTVNQAKSIAKYYHVPFAGFYMNKGDIDLKHLPRLINMRSYHEDLVDESAINIAIIELLNERELYIDTCKKTKYKQPLFSNIEMLSDAELLADEIRKRFGLDIEIQYSMESARKFYLYIRELIENRGIFVQAFSGIEVDALRGMAIYDKKLPIIGINDKDYYPGKVFTIFHELVHILNRKSTTCNDFYGSFSSRQEEVFCNAVAGEVLVPRQYLSLTLEEQNIDEFTVQNVEKLANKFSISKEVISRRLLDLSYINKAEYEELVALIKQRFEADKERTKKQRREKGTVIPRNMVRETIDKTSTNLCKMFYRAYDNGVYDKLDLARYMEIDRKHIDKFIGEVSKWQMN, encoded by the coding sequence ATGGCTAATTGGGCACTTATAAATAAAGAAACTTTTTCATTTATAAGAACGGTAAGAGGAATAACACTTGAGTTTATAGAGGAAAAAGGAAAGTTTAAAAAGGATAAGTTTGAGAAATGGGAAAACTTAGAGTCCGAAATATACCCAACTGTTAATCAAGCTAAAAGTATAGCAAAGTATTATCATGTTCCATTTGCTGGTTTTTATATGAATAAAGGAGATATTGACCTGAAGCATTTACCAAGGCTTATAAATATGAGATCATACCATGAGGACCTAGTAGATGAAAGTGCAATTAATATTGCAATTATAGAGTTGCTAAATGAACGAGAGCTATACATAGATACATGTAAAAAGACAAAGTACAAACAGCCATTATTCTCAAATATAGAAATGTTATCAGATGCTGAGCTGCTAGCAGATGAGATTAGAAAAAGATTTGGGCTTGATATTGAAATTCAATATTCGATGGAAAGCGCTAGAAAGTTTTATCTTTATATTAGAGAATTGATAGAGAATAGAGGAATATTTGTTCAAGCATTTAGCGGAATAGAAGTAGATGCATTAAGAGGAATGGCTATCTACGATAAAAAGTTACCGATAATAGGTATAAATGACAAAGACTATTATCCAGGAAAGGTATTTACAATATTTCATGAATTAGTACATATACTAAATAGAAAATCAACTACATGTAATGATTTTTATGGTAGTTTTAGTAGCAGACAGGAGGAAGTTTTTTGTAATGCAGTAGCAGGTGAAGTTCTTGTGCCAAGACAATATTTGTCTCTAACATTGGAAGAGCAAAATATTGATGAGTTTACAGTTCAAAATGTTGAAAAACTTGCTAATAAATTTTCAATTAGCAAAGAGGTTATTTCCCGAAGACTGTTAGATTTAAGTTATATTAATAAAGCAGAGTACGAAGAACTAGTAGCTTTAATTAAACAGAGATTTGAGGCAGATAAAGAAAGAACAAAAAAACAAAGACGAGAAAAGGGAACAGTGATACCACGAAATATGGTACGAGAAACGATAGATAAGACTAGTACGAATCTTTGTAAAATGTTTTATAGGGCATATGATAATGGAGTATATGATAAACTTGATTTGGCAAGATATATGGAAATAGATCGGAAACATATAGATAAATTTATAGGGGAGGTGTCAAAATGGCAAATGAATTAG